The Hyperolius riggenbachi isolate aHypRig1 chromosome 3, aHypRig1.pri, whole genome shotgun sequence genome window below encodes:
- the UCN3 gene encoding urocortin-3: MPHTRLFLLLLIFCMARSSLHYNFYKAESIFTCLKEALEEAKRRSLEDNSVLSKRGYDFVPNDNFLSQEEEEEDEDEKEKRTFPAARYRYLSQAQVKGKVYQNKAKSDRRTKFTLSLDVPTNLMNILFDIAKARNMRAKAAANAQLMAQIGRRK, from the coding sequence ATGCCTCACACTAGGCTTTTCCTGCTACTGCTCATATTTTGTATGGCCCGTTCAAGTCTTCACTACAACTTCTACAAAGCAGAGTCAATTTTCACCTGTCTGAAGGAAGCACTTGAAGAGGCCAAAAGAAGAAGTTTAGAAGACAACTCTGTTCTTAGTAAAAGAGGTTATGATTTTGTACCAAATGATAATTTTTTGTcccaagaggaagaagaggaagatgaagaTGAGAAAGAGAAAAGGACATTTCCAGCAGCACGCTACAGGTATCTGTCACAGGCACAGGTGAAGGGCAAGGTTTACCAAAACAAGGCAAAAAGTGACCGGCGGACCAAATTCACCCTGTCATTGGATGTGCCTACCAACCTAATGAACATTCTGTTTGACATTGCAAAGGCTAGAAACATGAGGGCAAAGGCGGCTGCAAATGCCCAACTGATGGCCCAAATAGGCAGGCGAAAGTAA